One genomic window of bacterium includes the following:
- a CDS encoding sugar ABC transporter permease → MSTATPPAEAARAAFRQPRIRIFGQEAPLGYLLLAPTLFMLLAFLAYPFVIGVWLSVTASEVGAIGRFVGLGNYRYEFLHDHVFLSSITNTFVYTAVTTVFKLVLGLVMAVLLNQAFPLQRFVRAALLLPFIIPTVLSTLAWRWMFDPTFSVINWVLTHSGLAAHGVNWIGTPQTAMTSLIIVNVWRGA, encoded by the coding sequence GTGAGCACGGCGACCCCGCCAGCTGAGGCCGCGCGGGCGGCCTTCCGCCAGCCGCGCATCCGTATCTTCGGACAAGAAGCGCCGCTCGGGTACCTGCTGCTCGCGCCGACGCTCTTCATGCTGCTCGCGTTTCTCGCCTATCCGTTCGTGATCGGCGTGTGGCTCTCGGTCACCGCCTCAGAGGTCGGTGCGATCGGGCGGTTCGTGGGGCTGGGCAACTACCGGTACGAATTCCTCCACGACCACGTGTTCTTGAGCAGCATCACCAACACATTCGTCTACACCGCGGTGACCACGGTGTTCAAGCTGGTGCTGGGACTGGTCATGGCCGTGCTCCTCAACCAGGCCTTTCCTCTGCAGCGCTTCGTCCGCGCGGCGCTCCTCTTGCCGTTCATCATCCCCACGGTCCTGAGCACGCTCGCCTGGCGCTGGATGTTCGACCCGACCTTTAGCGTGATCAACTGGGTCCTCACACACAGCGGGCTCGCGGCGCACGGCGTGAATTGGATCGGTACGCCGCAAACGGCCATGACGTCGCTGATCATCGTGAACGTCTGGCGAGGGGC